In the Desulfonatronovibrio hydrogenovorans DSM 9292 genome, GGAGTCCATTTCCAACAGTGATCCTTGTTGTCCTGAACCGGATATCACAGCTGGTGGTCATCGCCCTGACGGTGGCCACCCTTACTTTTCTGGTCACCTGGTTTGGCCCTGGAGACATCGCCACCCAGGTAGCCATTGCCAGATACGATCTGGACCGGGTCACCCCTGAACTCATCCAGTCCGTAAGAGTCCAGGAAGGGCTGGACCGTTCAGGCTTTTATCAGTTTTCAAAATGGATTGGCAGGACAATAACCCTTGATCTGGGCAGCTCTCTGGTTACTGGTCAGGGGGTGGGATCAATCCTGGCCTACCATTTCTCCCACACTGTCAAACTGGCCTTGGTTGCCATGGTTTTTTCCCTGGCCATGGCTCTTCCTCTGGGCATCGCTGGAGGCATAAGACCGGAATCCCGCTTCAATCGGATCCTGCAGGCCATTTCCTCTCTTCTGGTCTCAATACCTCCTTATATCCTGGCTGTACTGCTCATACTGGTA is a window encoding:
- a CDS encoding ABC transporter permease, which gives rise to MILVVLNRISQLVVIALTVATLTFLVTWFGPGDIATQVAIARYDLDRVTPELIQSVRVQEGLDRSGFYQFSKWIGRTITLDLGSSLVTGQGVGSILAYHFSHTVKLALVAMVFSLAMALPLGIAGGIRPESRFNRILQAISSLLVSIPPYILAVLLILVFGVYLSILPVAGFSRPEHVILPALTLGLGLFAMSNRIIAASVNTVRSAGYYAFARTKGLPRYQVLVRHGLRNASAPVLTFLGLQFAFLLDGVVIIENIFAWPGIGHLLLESIMARDIPVIQGAAMLIGAIYVTINTLVDLTLLWLNPVATDQP